A genome region from Alkalimarinus coralli includes the following:
- a CDS encoding efflux RND transporter permease subunit — protein MSISQFFILRPIFAGVISLMIFIAGALAVWQLPVTEYPSVAPPTVIVTASYPGANPKVIADTVASPLEQQINGVEGMIYMSSQATSDGLMTLTITFAIGTDPDEAQVLVQNRVDRAVPRLPLEVQRLGVVTKKSSPSLTMVVHLTSPDDRYDMLYLSNYANLKVKDELARIEGVGDVGIFGAGEFSMRVWLDPEKVAALNLNPGDIVTAIREQNQQAAAGSLGAQPSGDNDFQLLINVKGRLASKEEFADIIIKVGENGEISRLKDVARIELGANSYALRSLLDNKPAVAIPIFQAPGSNAIQISNDVRSTMAELKKVFPEGVDFSIVYDPTIFVRDSIKAVVNTLLEALALVVLVVVLFLQNWRASIIPLAAVPVSLVGTFAVMHVMGFSLNNLSLFGLVLAIGIVVDDAIVVVENVERNISEGLSPVEATQQAMKEVTGPIIATTLVLAAVFIPTAFMSGLTGQFYKQFALTITISTFISAINSLTLSPALSALLLKGESATKDKPTRLINWLFGAWLFKPFNRLFDAAAERYTSGIGKLIRLSGVVLVLYAGLMGLTYYQFNTTPTDYVPGQDKMYLVSFAQLPDAASLDRTDTVIRDMSEIALEHPGVESAVAFPGLSINGFTNSPNSGIVFVTLKPFAERNVPELSAHSIAGQLNGQFASIQDAFIAIFPPPPVQGLGTIGGFRLQIEDRGDLGYEKLYEVTQEVIQKAWAAPELTGNFSSFQINVPQLDVDLDRTKAKSQGVRVDDAFQTMQGYLGSIYVNDFNQFGRTYQVNVQAEDRFRQELEQIGQLKVRNQNGEMIPLGSFVDVSHSAGPDRVMHYNGFATAEVNGSAAPGFSSGQARAAIERILDETLPVGMSYEWTELTYQQILAGNTSLFVFPLVVLLVFLVLAAQYESVRLPLAIILIVPMTLLSAMSGVILSGGDNNIFTQIGFIVLVGLATKNAILIVEFAKELEDKGMTVIEAIKEAGRLRLRPILMTSFAFIMGVVPMVLSTGAGAEMRQAIGIAVFSGMIGVTIFGLLLTPVFYYLMRRKKGGETNSP, from the coding sequence TTGAGTATTTCGCAATTCTTTATACTTCGCCCGATTTTCGCGGGCGTTATTTCTTTAATGATTTTTATTGCCGGGGCTCTGGCTGTCTGGCAGTTGCCAGTAACAGAGTACCCCAGTGTTGCACCACCTACGGTTATTGTGACCGCTTCTTACCCTGGTGCAAACCCAAAAGTTATTGCTGACACGGTAGCTTCGCCGTTAGAGCAGCAGATTAATGGTGTTGAGGGCATGATATATATGTCTTCGCAGGCCACTTCTGATGGTCTTATGACGCTGACGATTACCTTTGCCATTGGTACCGACCCCGATGAAGCTCAGGTATTGGTGCAAAACCGTGTTGATCGAGCCGTGCCGCGCCTGCCGCTTGAGGTGCAACGATTAGGCGTCGTGACTAAGAAGTCGTCGCCCAGTCTTACCATGGTTGTGCACCTGACATCACCCGATGATCGCTACGACATGCTCTACTTATCCAACTATGCCAACTTGAAGGTGAAAGATGAGCTGGCGCGTATTGAAGGTGTGGGCGATGTGGGCATTTTTGGTGCCGGTGAGTTCAGTATGCGAGTCTGGCTTGACCCGGAAAAAGTGGCTGCATTGAACCTCAACCCAGGTGACATTGTGACGGCCATTCGAGAGCAGAACCAACAGGCCGCCGCTGGTTCACTAGGGGCACAGCCGTCGGGCGACAATGACTTTCAGTTGCTGATTAATGTGAAGGGGCGGTTGGCATCAAAAGAAGAGTTTGCGGATATCATTATTAAAGTGGGGGAGAACGGGGAGATCTCTCGTCTTAAGGATGTGGCGCGAATTGAGTTAGGCGCTAACTCTTATGCCTTGCGTTCACTGCTCGATAATAAGCCCGCGGTTGCTATTCCAATATTTCAAGCGCCAGGTTCAAATGCAATTCAGATATCCAATGATGTTCGCTCGACCATGGCCGAGCTTAAAAAGGTATTTCCTGAAGGGGTGGATTTCTCTATTGTCTACGACCCAACGATTTTTGTTCGCGATTCGATAAAAGCCGTTGTTAATACGTTATTGGAGGCCCTGGCGCTGGTTGTTTTGGTTGTGGTGCTGTTCTTGCAAAACTGGCGTGCGTCCATCATTCCTCTGGCTGCGGTTCCTGTTTCATTAGTTGGTACCTTTGCGGTGATGCATGTAATGGGGTTCTCCCTGAATAACCTATCGCTGTTTGGGCTTGTTCTGGCTATTGGTATAGTCGTTGACGATGCGATTGTCGTGGTAGAAAACGTGGAGCGAAATATTAGTGAAGGCTTGTCTCCAGTTGAGGCCACACAGCAGGCGATGAAAGAGGTGACCGGGCCAATTATTGCCACCACGCTGGTATTGGCTGCGGTGTTTATTCCTACGGCGTTTATGTCCGGGTTAACCGGGCAATTTTATAAACAGTTTGCACTGACGATCACCATTTCGACCTTTATCTCAGCGATTAACTCATTAACCTTAAGCCCAGCGTTATCGGCCTTGTTATTGAAAGGCGAGAGTGCAACTAAAGACAAGCCCACTCGATTGATCAATTGGTTATTTGGAGCGTGGCTCTTCAAACCGTTCAATCGATTGTTTGATGCTGCTGCCGAGCGCTATACCTCTGGCATCGGAAAGCTGATTCGTCTGAGTGGCGTGGTATTGGTGCTGTATGCTGGCCTTATGGGGTTAACCTATTATCAATTTAATACCACGCCGACGGATTATGTCCCGGGACAGGACAAAATGTACCTGGTTTCATTCGCGCAACTGCCTGATGCGGCATCGCTGGATCGAACAGATACGGTGATTCGGGATATGTCTGAAATCGCACTTGAACATCCCGGCGTAGAATCGGCTGTTGCGTTTCCTGGCTTGAGTATTAATGGCTTTACCAATAGCCCAAACAGTGGAATTGTTTTTGTTACTTTAAAACCGTTTGCTGAGCGAAACGTTCCTGAGCTAAGTGCGCACAGTATTGCAGGACAGCTTAATGGGCAGTTTGCCTCGATTCAGGATGCGTTTATTGCGATCTTTCCGCCACCCCCTGTGCAAGGGTTAGGTACCATTGGCGGTTTTAGGTTGCAAATAGAAGATCGGGGCGATCTTGGCTACGAGAAATTGTATGAAGTAACTCAAGAGGTGATTCAGAAAGCCTGGGCTGCACCTGAGTTAACGGGTAATTTTTCCAGTTTTCAGATCAATGTGCCTCAGCTGGATGTGGACCTGGATCGAACCAAAGCGAAAAGTCAGGGTGTTAGAGTTGATGATGCCTTTCAGACCATGCAGGGGTATCTCGGCTCTATTTATGTGAATGACTTTAACCAGTTTGGTCGTACCTATCAGGTCAACGTGCAGGCAGAAGACCGCTTCAGGCAGGAGCTTGAGCAGATTGGTCAACTTAAGGTGCGCAATCAGAATGGCGAGATGATTCCTCTAGGCTCTTTTGTCGATGTGAGTCACAGTGCGGGGCCTGACAGAGTGATGCACTATAACGGTTTTGCGACGGCAGAGGTTAACGGCTCTGCTGCCCCCGGTTTTAGCTCAGGCCAAGCAAGAGCCGCGATTGAGCGTATTCTTGATGAAACGCTACCGGTGGGCATGAGTTATGAGTGGACGGAATTAACCTATCAACAGATACTGGCAGGTAACACCTCGCTGTTTGTTTTCCCTTTGGTGGTGTTGTTAGTGTTTCTGGTGCTGGCAGCTCAATATGAAAGTGTGCGACTGCCACTGGCGATTATCCTGATTGTACCAATGACACTACTGTCGGCGATGAGTGGTGTTATTTTGTCTGGTGGGGATAACAATATCTTCACACAGATTGGTTTTATTGTACTGGTCGGCCTGGCAACAAAAAATGCCATCTTAATTGTCGAGTTTGCTAAAGAGCTGGAAGACAAGGGCATGACGGTTATCGAGGCCATTAAAGAAGCAGGGCGACTAAGGTTGCGGCCCATCTTGATGACCTCTTTTGCATTTATTATGGGGGTAGTGCCTATGGTACTTTCAACAGGTGCTGGGGCTGAAATGCGACAGGCAATAGGGATTGCAGTGTTTTCCGGCATGATTGGCGTAACGATTTTTGGCCTATTGTTGACGCCAGTCTTTTATTACCTGATGCGTCGTAAAAAGGGGGGCGAAACTAACAGCCCGTAG
- a CDS encoding efflux RND transporter periplasmic adaptor subunit: protein MFLTTNFLSARFFGAKFLGARFFGAKFLGAKPLRKSYKLGLLVAIVSVLAACGEATETQVQPSAQLPVVTVAPVVHERLTEWDEFTGRLESPESVELRPRVSGYIDSVAFKEGALVEAGTPLFYIDSRPFEAEVKRLSAELKGVKSRLKLAEISHQRADTLSAKNTLSKEIYDQRFAELEQAKASVQSVSAALELAKLKLGYTQVKAPITGRVSKAEITAGNYVSAGQSILTSIVSTDRVYAYFNTDEQTYLKYIKLAREGSRPSSREANNPALMALANESNYPHEGHIDFIDNQVNPATGTIRGRAVFTNQEGAFVPGLFARIKLVGSSTYEGILIDDKAIGTDLNNKFVLVLGENNTVQYRPVTMGEKLNGLRIIKSGLSKNDQIVVKGLQRVRPGATVSPEFAEMVSPDALAELQALQHRLDNRLDSKTVAINRPVVTDHAL, encoded by the coding sequence ATGTTTTTAACTACAAATTTTTTAAGCGCCAGGTTTTTTGGTGCCAAGTTTTTAGGTGCCAGGTTTTTTGGTGCCAAGTTTTTAGGTGCTAAGCCCTTACGCAAAAGCTATAAATTGGGTTTGTTGGTCGCTATTGTAAGCGTGTTGGCCGCCTGTGGGGAAGCAACTGAGACTCAGGTTCAGCCTTCGGCTCAGCTACCTGTTGTAACGGTAGCGCCTGTTGTTCATGAACGGCTTACGGAGTGGGATGAGTTTACTGGGCGACTTGAGTCACCTGAAAGCGTTGAACTGCGCCCGCGGGTGTCGGGCTATATTGACTCAGTGGCGTTCAAAGAAGGGGCTTTGGTTGAGGCCGGAACCCCACTGTTCTATATCGACAGTCGACCTTTTGAAGCTGAGGTAAAACGCTTGAGCGCAGAGCTAAAGGGGGTTAAAAGCCGCCTGAAGCTGGCTGAAATAAGCCATCAGCGAGCAGACACGCTTAGTGCCAAAAACACCTTATCAAAAGAAATTTATGATCAACGGTTTGCTGAACTGGAGCAGGCTAAAGCCAGCGTTCAATCGGTTTCTGCTGCGCTAGAGTTGGCAAAGCTTAAACTGGGTTATACCCAAGTGAAAGCGCCGATTACCGGCCGCGTTTCAAAAGCCGAAATCACCGCCGGGAACTATGTGTCGGCGGGGCAATCCATACTCACCAGTATTGTATCGACCGACCGGGTGTATGCTTACTTTAATACCGACGAGCAGACCTATCTCAAGTACATTAAGCTAGCGCGGGAAGGTTCAAGGCCTAGCTCCAGAGAGGCTAATAACCCTGCATTGATGGCGTTGGCGAATGAGTCAAATTACCCTCATGAGGGGCATATTGATTTTATCGATAATCAGGTTAACCCTGCGACAGGTACAATAAGAGGGCGTGCTGTATTTACCAATCAGGAAGGGGCATTTGTACCTGGACTGTTTGCACGGATCAAACTGGTTGGAAGTTCAACATACGAAGGCATTCTCATTGATGATAAAGCGATTGGCACTGACCTGAATAACAAGTTTGTGTTGGTGCTTGGTGAGAACAATACCGTTCAATACCGCCCGGTAACGATGGGCGAGAAATTGAATGGCCTCAGAATTATCAAATCAGGATTGAGCAAGAATGATCAGATTGTGGTGAAAGGCTTACAACGGGTTCGCCCAGGTGCAACGGTATCGCCTGAGTTTGCAGAGATGGTCAGCCCAGATGCTCTGGCTGAGCTGCAGGCGCTTCAACATCGACTGGATAATCGTTTGGACAGCAAAACAGTTGCCATTAATCGTCCTGTAGTAACAGATCACGCCCTATAG
- a CDS encoding LysR family transcriptional regulator yields the protein MRNQELNLLVIFDAIMTERSITRAAKNLSLTQPAVSNALSRMRVAWKDELFVKDGRNIQPTLYAQNLWSQIKHPLEQLEEAIDSNSFDPATAKRTFRIATVDVIVQTVWPPLRKLIEQEAPGINIHAVPYTIFNAERMLHDAEVDMVVGASLTSGSVIRSQYLYTPCYICVMRPKHPLAKANLTLEEFADAEHLLISLSGDATGFSDNVLAQHGLSRRVAMTVNHFSAVPALLKETNLISIVPSTAVEKAIFSGELTVVEPPIQLSPNPVACYWHKRQERDQGLIWLRQHVNSMIKASSELHLRELKQHICKECA from the coding sequence ATGAGAAATCAAGAACTGAATCTACTGGTAATTTTTGACGCCATAATGACGGAGCGCTCAATCACAAGAGCGGCAAAAAACCTTTCGCTGACACAGCCGGCAGTGTCTAATGCCCTGTCTCGAATGAGGGTCGCATGGAAAGATGAGCTTTTCGTTAAAGACGGGCGAAATATCCAGCCTACCCTCTATGCGCAAAACCTATGGTCTCAAATCAAGCACCCCTTGGAGCAACTGGAAGAGGCGATTGATAGCAATAGCTTTGACCCAGCAACCGCCAAGCGAACATTTCGCATCGCAACAGTCGATGTAATTGTGCAAACCGTCTGGCCTCCGCTACGCAAACTCATTGAGCAGGAAGCACCCGGCATCAACATTCATGCAGTGCCTTATACTATCTTCAATGCAGAACGAATGCTACATGATGCAGAGGTTGATATGGTGGTGGGGGCATCGCTCACCTCTGGCAGCGTCATCCGCAGCCAGTACCTTTATACTCCCTGCTATATATGTGTGATGCGTCCCAAACACCCTCTTGCCAAGGCAAACCTGACGCTTGAAGAGTTTGCAGACGCAGAGCACTTGCTGATCTCTTTGTCGGGTGACGCGACAGGGTTTTCGGATAACGTACTGGCACAGCATGGCCTGTCCAGGAGAGTAGCAATGACGGTAAACCATTTCTCCGCAGTTCCAGCGCTACTCAAAGAGACCAACCTAATCTCCATTGTTCCGTCAACAGCGGTCGAGAAGGCAATATTCAGTGGGGAGCTAACCGTAGTAGAGCCGCCTATCCAGTTATCGCCTAACCCCGTAGCCTGCTATTGGCACAAAAGACAGGAGAGAGATCAAGGGCTGATATGGCTGCGACAACATGTAAACAGCATGATTAAAGCCAGCTCAGAGTTGCATTTGAGAGAATTGAAACAACATATATGTAAAGAGTGCGCCTAA
- a CDS encoding xanthine/uracil/vitamin C permease → MQAIKRDKGAEQPYWPAGPFKIRLPFIHYRWETPEMIQGLIMFVVGLAMIPLLQSYLGMPYEAALAFTFIAGVCYILPSLLGVPLVPGWITPAIPVVLLYLKGFEPGPDAIKAMFALQLEVSIIFLILGITRLGSKLVHIIPNSLKSGIIIGAGIAAMMGELKVGGRIDATPISLIVGSIISAYVLFSLSFKNVVDGSAFAKKIANFGMVPGMIIAMIVGWTVGEYTLPDIEWGITQPDFALMWQYLAFSVGFPGWDVFLLAIPTALIAYVIAFGDIVVGFTLVKRVDHLRDDEKIEDNVDRVHLVTAIRNAIHAFFAPWPGLAGPLWTAAHATVAERYAMGRKAMDSIYSGGGTFWISGLVALFLLPLVTFFKPVLPIALSLTLILTAYICIMVGMEQLKNSTERGVAGIVAVTLAMPDPRSTVYAVVIGLVLYFLIERPKLLGRHKPEDNVIFEDALKQESA, encoded by the coding sequence ATGCAAGCGATCAAAAGAGACAAAGGGGCTGAGCAGCCCTATTGGCCAGCAGGGCCGTTTAAAATTCGACTCCCTTTTATTCATTACCGGTGGGAAACACCCGAAATGATTCAAGGGTTGATCATGTTTGTGGTTGGGCTCGCCATGATCCCTCTACTGCAATCCTATCTGGGTATGCCATACGAAGCCGCATTAGCATTTACCTTTATCGCAGGCGTCTGTTATATCCTTCCTTCACTGCTGGGTGTTCCATTGGTTCCCGGCTGGATAACGCCCGCCATCCCCGTTGTACTGCTCTACCTAAAAGGGTTTGAGCCAGGGCCTGACGCCATCAAAGCCATGTTCGCATTGCAGCTGGAAGTATCGATCATATTTTTAATTCTGGGTATTACCCGGTTAGGCTCAAAGCTGGTTCATATTATTCCTAACTCACTTAAGTCTGGCATCATTATTGGTGCTGGTATCGCTGCCATGATGGGCGAATTAAAAGTAGGAGGACGTATTGATGCGACGCCCATTTCGCTGATCGTGGGGTCAATCATTTCCGCCTATGTTCTGTTTTCTCTTTCATTTAAAAATGTGGTGGATGGCAGCGCCTTTGCGAAGAAAATTGCCAACTTCGGCATGGTGCCAGGAATGATTATCGCAATGATCGTCGGCTGGACAGTCGGTGAATATACACTGCCAGACATCGAGTGGGGAATTACCCAGCCAGACTTTGCTCTGATGTGGCAGTACCTGGCGTTTTCAGTAGGCTTTCCGGGCTGGGATGTATTTTTACTGGCGATCCCGACCGCGCTCATCGCTTACGTGATTGCGTTTGGCGATATCGTCGTAGGTTTTACACTGGTTAAACGTGTCGACCACCTGCGTGATGATGAGAAAATCGAAGATAACGTTGACCGTGTTCACCTTGTTACCGCCATTCGCAATGCAATTCACGCCTTCTTCGCCCCTTGGCCTGGGCTGGCAGGGCCGTTATGGACCGCAGCACACGCAACGGTAGCTGAACGATATGCAATGGGGCGCAAGGCAATGGATTCAATCTATAGCGGAGGCGGCACATTCTGGATAAGTGGCCTGGTTGCTCTATTTTTACTTCCGTTAGTGACCTTCTTTAAGCCTGTGTTACCTATAGCGTTGTCCCTAACGCTAATCCTAACTGCCTATATCTGCATCATGGTTGGCATGGAGCAGCTTAAAAACTCTACCGAAAGAGGCGTCGCCGGTATCGTTGCAGTGACTCTGGCCATGCCAGACCCCAGGTCTACCGTTTATGCCGTAGTCATTGGTTTGGTTCTCTATTTCTTAATCGAAAGACCAAAACTGCTGGGACGCCATAAGCCAGAAGACAACGTAATTTTTGAGGACGCGCTGAAACAAGAGTCTGCGTAA
- a CDS encoding acyl-CoA synthetase, with translation MNQNNNIFEQCLDPNAANYAALNPISFMERSAFVYPHKTATINGDIRRSWAEVYARCRQLASALNNRGITKGQTVSVIAPNISEHFEAHFGVPMSGAVLNSINTRLDAETIAFILQHAETKVLLVDREFSEVTAKALKMVPNKPLVVDIDDPAYTGGQLIGELTYDALLEEGDPEFKWSVPENEWDAISLNYTSGTTGDPKGVVYHYRGAYLNAVSNVMSWNMGSHPVYLWTLPMFHCNGWCFPWSIAAASGTSVSLRQVRPELIYELIRSENVNYFCGAPIVLNMLNSAPQELKEGISHDVNVMTAGAAPPASVIQGMEAMGFKVTHVYGLTETYGPSVVCAWHEQWDAENDEQKAKLKSRQGVRAPMLDELMVADPSTLVPVAKDGKSIGEIFMRGNLVMKGYLKNSSTTHAAFKGGWFHSGDLAVWHEDGYIEIKDRSKDVIISGGENISSIEIEDVLYRHPKIQEAAVVARHDEKWGETPCAFVTPIPDAELTQEEIIHFCRDNMAHFKAPKTVVFGDLPKTSTGKIQKFVLREQANDISSR, from the coding sequence ATGAACCAAAATAACAACATCTTCGAACAGTGCCTTGACCCAAATGCAGCGAACTATGCTGCCCTAAACCCCATTTCATTTATGGAACGATCAGCATTTGTTTACCCCCATAAAACAGCAACCATCAATGGGGATATCCGCAGGAGCTGGGCAGAGGTCTATGCTCGCTGTCGCCAATTGGCAAGCGCCCTTAATAACAGAGGCATCACAAAGGGACAAACCGTCTCGGTTATAGCCCCCAATATCAGTGAACACTTTGAAGCTCATTTTGGCGTGCCGATGAGTGGCGCAGTACTTAACTCCATTAATACCCGCCTTGATGCAGAAACCATCGCGTTTATCCTTCAGCATGCTGAAACCAAGGTGCTGCTAGTTGATCGCGAGTTTTCTGAAGTCACTGCAAAAGCACTGAAGATGGTGCCAAACAAACCGTTGGTAGTTGATATTGATGACCCCGCTTATACAGGCGGACAGCTTATTGGTGAATTAACCTATGATGCGTTACTGGAAGAGGGAGATCCTGAGTTCAAATGGTCAGTCCCCGAAAACGAGTGGGATGCCATTTCGCTAAACTATACCTCAGGAACCACTGGCGACCCCAAAGGTGTGGTGTATCACTACCGAGGCGCTTATCTGAATGCCGTAAGCAACGTGATGTCTTGGAATATGGGCTCTCACCCCGTTTACCTCTGGACGCTACCCATGTTTCATTGCAATGGCTGGTGCTTCCCCTGGTCTATTGCTGCCGCATCTGGCACCAGCGTTAGCCTTCGACAAGTGCGTCCCGAGCTCATTTATGAATTGATAAGGTCGGAAAACGTAAATTATTTCTGCGGTGCCCCTATCGTACTCAATATGCTCAACAGTGCGCCTCAGGAGTTGAAAGAGGGAATCAGTCACGACGTTAACGTCATGACGGCAGGCGCGGCACCACCCGCATCGGTGATTCAAGGTATGGAAGCGATGGGCTTTAAGGTCACCCATGTTTACGGGTTGACCGAAACCTATGGCCCATCGGTGGTCTGTGCATGGCATGAGCAGTGGGACGCCGAAAACGACGAACAAAAAGCAAAACTCAAGTCTCGCCAAGGTGTAAGAGCCCCCATGCTGGATGAACTCATGGTCGCTGACCCATCTACATTGGTACCGGTTGCTAAAGATGGGAAAAGTATCGGTGAAATTTTCATGCGTGGAAACCTCGTCATGAAAGGGTATTTAAAAAACTCCTCAACCACACATGCCGCATTCAAAGGCGGCTGGTTCCACTCTGGTGACCTGGCCGTCTGGCATGAAGATGGCTATATCGAGATAAAAGACCGCTCGAAAGATGTCATCATTTCAGGAGGCGAGAATATTTCGAGCATTGAAATCGAAGATGTTCTCTACCGGCACCCTAAAATTCAGGAAGCGGCAGTCGTCGCCAGGCACGATGAAAAGTGGGGAGAAACACCTTGTGCCTTTGTCACCCCGATACCCGATGCCGAACTAACGCAAGAAGAGATTATTCATTTTTGCAGAGATAACATGGCCCACTTTAAAGCGCCGAAAACAGTGGTGTTTGGTGATCTGCCGAAAACATCCACCGGTAAAATTCAGAAATTTGTGTTGCGTGAGCAAGCCAATGATATCAGTAGCCGCTAG